A single Deltaproteobacteria bacterium CG2_30_66_27 DNA region contains:
- a CDS encoding holo-[acyl-carrier-protein] synthase produces MIAGIGVDIVDIARIQAMLDRYGERFLARVYTEAEVEYALRGAKKAERLAGRFAVKEAVMKALGTGKSQGILWRDVETVRGKFGKPGIHLHGQAVKWAKLRGGGAVHVSITHDGGKAVAFVILEKAGGK; encoded by the coding sequence ATGATCGCAGGAATCGGCGTGGACATCGTCGACATCGCGCGGATCCAGGCGATGCTGGACCGGTACGGGGAGCGTTTCCTCGCGCGGGTTTACACGGAGGCGGAAGTGGAGTACGCCTTGCGCGGCGCGAAGAAGGCGGAGCGGCTGGCGGGGCGGTTCGCGGTAAAGGAAGCGGTGATGAAGGCGCTCGGGACCGGGAAGTCGCAGGGGATCCTCTGGAGGGACGTCGAGACGGTGCGCGGGAAATTCGGAAAACCCGGGATCCATCTGCACGGGCAGGCGGTGAAATGGGCGAAGCTGCGGGGCGGCGGCGCGGTGCACGTGTCGATCACCCATGACGGCGGGAAGGCGGTGGCGTTCGTGATCCTCGAAAAGGCGGGGGGGAAATAG
- a CDS encoding pyridoxine 5'-phosphate synthase, with amino-acid sequence MTATRKRLGVNIDHVATLRQARRGRIPEPAAAASIAELSGADGITVHLREDRRHIQDRDLAVLKQVVSTRINLEMAATDEITRIACGLKPYSCTLVPEKREEITTEGGLDVPGHLEAMAQTTVRLKSAGIVVSMFIDPELPQVRASKEAGADAIELHTGTFCEAFRTGRHEAELAKIRAAAAFGASLGLKVLAGHGLDVRNIVPILDVPEIEEFNIGHSIIARAVFLGLPAAVKEIADLVHGA; translated from the coding sequence ATGACGGCAACGCGGAAGAGGCTCGGGGTCAACATCGACCACGTGGCCACGCTGCGCCAGGCGCGGCGGGGGCGGATCCCGGAACCGGCGGCAGCGGCGTCGATCGCGGAGCTCTCCGGGGCGGACGGGATCACGGTGCACCTGCGGGAGGACCGGCGCCACATCCAGGACCGGGACCTCGCGGTGCTGAAGCAGGTCGTTTCGACGCGGATCAACCTCGAGATGGCGGCGACCGACGAGATCACGCGGATCGCCTGCGGCCTGAAACCGTACTCCTGCACGTTGGTCCCGGAGAAGCGCGAGGAGATCACGACCGAGGGCGGGCTGGACGTGCCGGGGCACCTGGAAGCGATGGCGCAAACGACGGTGCGGCTGAAAAGCGCCGGGATCGTCGTCAGCATGTTCATCGATCCGGAGCTCCCCCAGGTGCGCGCATCGAAGGAGGCAGGGGCGGACGCGATCGAGCTGCACACCGGGACGTTCTGCGAGGCGTTCCGGACCGGAAGGCACGAGGCGGAGCTGGCGAAGATCCGCGCGGCGGCGGCGTTCGGCGCTTCTCTCGGGCTGAAGGTTCTCGCGGGCCACGGGCTCGACGTCCGCAATATCGTCCCCATCCTCGACGTCCCGGAGATCGAGGAGTTCAACATCGGGCACAGCATCATCGCCCGGGCGGTCTTCCTCGGCCTGCCGGCCGCCGTGAAAGAGATCGCCGACCTCGTCCACGGGGCGTGA
- a CDS encoding phosphoglucosamine mutase — protein MRRLFGTDGVRGVANTDPMTVETALALGQAAAHLFRGKNGRHKIVIGKDTRLSGYMFETALSAGICAMGGDVLLVGPMPTPGIAFLARSMRADAGVVISASHNPYPDNGIKFFGRDGFKLPDDVESRIEGLMYGEHLKENRPPSPQIGKAQRIDDATGRYIVYLKSTFPTHLSLEGLRIVVDCANGAAYRIAPQVFAELGAEVITIGVSPNGVNINDQCGSLYPEVVAAKVKDARADLGISLDGDADRVIVVDQKGEIQDGDRIMAICAGEMARKKRLAKSTVVATVMSNIGLELYLKDRKIRLLRAPVGDRYVVEAMRAGRYNFGGEQSGHLIFLDHATTGDGVLAALQLLAVMVESGKKVSELGKELVVFPQMLHNIRMKHRVPLESMKGFRKAQAEFEKRLGSRGRIVVRYSGTEPLLRIMAEGENLDEVEAIVKALGEKAREEAR, from the coding sequence GTGAGAAGGCTGTTCGGGACCGACGGCGTAAGGGGGGTCGCCAACACCGACCCGATGACCGTGGAGACCGCTCTGGCGCTGGGGCAGGCGGCGGCGCACCTGTTCCGCGGGAAGAACGGCCGGCACAAGATCGTGATCGGGAAGGACACCCGCCTCTCCGGCTACATGTTCGAGACGGCCCTGTCGGCCGGGATCTGCGCGATGGGGGGCGACGTCCTGCTCGTGGGGCCGATGCCCACCCCCGGGATCGCGTTCCTCGCCCGTTCGATGCGTGCGGACGCCGGCGTCGTGATCTCCGCCTCCCACAATCCGTATCCCGACAACGGGATCAAGTTCTTCGGGCGGGACGGCTTCAAGCTCCCCGACGACGTCGAGTCGCGGATCGAAGGGCTGATGTACGGAGAGCACCTCAAGGAGAATCGCCCCCCGTCGCCGCAGATCGGAAAGGCGCAACGGATCGACGACGCGACCGGCCGGTACATCGTGTACCTGAAGAGCACCTTCCCCACGCACCTCTCCCTGGAAGGGCTCCGAATCGTGGTGGATTGCGCCAACGGCGCGGCGTACCGGATCGCGCCGCAGGTGTTCGCGGAGCTGGGCGCCGAGGTGATCACGATCGGCGTCTCCCCCAACGGGGTGAACATCAACGATCAGTGCGGCTCCCTCTACCCGGAGGTCGTGGCTGCCAAGGTGAAGGACGCGCGCGCCGATCTCGGGATCTCGCTGGACGGCGACGCGGACCGCGTGATCGTGGTGGACCAGAAGGGGGAGATCCAGGACGGCGACCGGATCATGGCGATCTGCGCGGGGGAGATGGCGCGGAAGAAGCGGCTGGCGAAGAGCACTGTCGTTGCCACCGTCATGAGCAACATCGGGCTCGAGCTGTACCTGAAGGACCGGAAGATCAGGCTCCTGCGCGCCCCGGTCGGAGACCGGTACGTCGTCGAGGCGATGCGGGCCGGAAGATACAATTTCGGCGGGGAGCAGTCGGGGCACCTGATCTTCCTCGATCACGCAACGACGGGCGACGGGGTGCTCGCCGCGCTGCAACTGCTCGCCGTGATGGTCGAGTCGGGGAAAAAAGTCTCCGAACTGGGGAAGGAGCTGGTCGTCTTCCCGCAGATGCTGCACAACATCCGGATGAAGCATCGGGTGCCGCTCGAGTCGATGAAGGGGTTCCGGAAGGCGCAGGCCGAATTCGAGAAAAGGCTCGGGAGCCGCGGGCGGATCGTCGTCCGGTACAGCGGGACGGAGCCGCTGCTCCGCATCATGGCGGAAGGGGAGAACCTCGACGAGGTAGAGGCGATCGTGAAGGCCCTCGGCGAAAAGGCGAGGGAGGAGGCCCGATGA